GGCCACTACGAGCACAAGGTGTTCTACGTTCAGGAGTTCGTCGAGAAGCCGGGACGCGACATCCGCGTGCTCGCGACCGACGGCGAGCCGATCGCAGCGATGGTCCGCTCGTCGGACCACTGGATCACAAACGCCGCCAAGGGCGCGGAGACGGACGTCTTCGAGCTCGACGCCGAGGCAAAAGAGCTGGTGCAGAAGGCCAGCGACGCCGTCGGCGGTGGGCTGCTGGGCGTCGACCTCATGGAAACCGGCGACTCCTACACCGTCCACGAGGTCAACCACACGGTCGAGTTCAAGGCGCTCGACGGCGCCGTCGAGACCGACGTCGCCGGCACCGTCGTCGACTGGCTCGAGGAGAAAGCGCAGGCCGCCGATCCGGAGCTGGAGGTGACCGCCTGATGGCGGTCGGCACCGAGACCGGCGCCGACGAGAACGCGGAAACGGTCACCGCAAGCGTCATCGGCGGCTCCGGATTCACGGGCGGCGAACTCCTGCGCCTGCTCGCGGGCCACCCGAACTTCGAGATCGCGGAGGTCACCAGCCGCTCGAAGGCCGGCAAGAGCGTCGGCTCCGTTCACCCGCCGCTTCGGGGGTCGGACCTACGCTTTACCGAACCCGACGATCTGGAGAGCGTCGACGTGCTCTTCGCCGCGACGCCCCACGGCGTCTCGATGGGTCAGGTCGACGAGTTCTTCGACCACGCCGACACCGTTGTCGACCTCTCGGCCGACTTCCGCCTCGAGAGCGAGGAGCAGTACGACGAGTGGTACGACGGCCACGAGGCACCGGAGTACCTCGAAACGGCCGAGTACGCGCTCCCCGAGATCAACCGCGAGAACCTCGCGGGCGCGGAACTGATCGCCGGCGGCGGCTGTAACGCCACCGCGACGATCCTCGGCCTGTACCCCCTCTTCGAGCACGACATCCTCAACGGCAGTGAGCAGATCGTCGTCGACGTGAAGGTCGGCTCCTCCGAAGGCGGTGCCGGTGGCGGCGAGGCCTCGAGCCACCCCGAGCGCTCGGGCGTGGTGCGCCCGTACGCGCCGACTGGCCACCGCCACGAGGCCGAGATCGAGCAGTTCCTCGATACCAGCGTCTCGTTCACTTGCCACGCCGTGGACATGGTCCGCGGCGCCAGCGCGACGAACCACGTCTTCCCGAGTTCGCCCGTCTCGAAGGGCGACCTGTGGCAGGCCTATCGCGGCTGCTACGAGGACGAGCCGTTCGTCCGGATGGCCGCCGGCGGCTCCGGCGTCTACCGCTACCCCGAACCAAAGGCGGTCGCCGGAACCAACCTGGCCGAGGTCGGCTTCGAACTCGACCCCTCGAACAAGCGCGTCGTCGTCTTCTCGGCGATCGACAACATGATGAAGGGCTCGGCCGGCCAGGCGGTCCACGCCGCGAACATCGCGCTGGGGTTAGAGGAGACGGCCGGACTCGAGTTTACGGGGCTCCACCCCGTGGGGGCGCCGTAATGACGGTCGTAGTGAAAATCGGCGGCGCTCGCGCCGTCGACCCCGAGGGCGCGCTCGCGGACGTCGCGAGTTTGGTCGAGGACGGCGAGGACGTCGTACTCACCCACGGCGGCTCGACCGCCGTCGACGAGACCCTCGAAGCGCTCGGCGAAGAGCCGACCTACGTCGAGACGCCTGGCGGCGTCGTCGGTCGCTTCACCGACGAGCGCACGATGGACGTCTTCAAGATGGTCATGCCCGGCAAGCTCAACACCGATCTGGTGGAGAGCTTGCACAACGAGGGCGTCGACGCCGTCGGCCTCTCCGGCACGGACGGCAAGCTCCTCGAGGGCAAGCGCAAGTCCGCCGTCCGCGTGAAAGAGGACGGCAAGAAGAAGATCAAGCGCGGCGACCACTCGGGCACGATCGAGTCTGTCAACGCCGACCTGCTCGAGACCGTCCTCGCGGGCGGGTACACGCCCGTCGTCTCCGTCCCGGTGCTCGGGAGGGAGAAGGAGGGCGGCTACACGGCGGTCAACGCCGACGCCGACCGCGCGGCCGCCGCGATTGCCGGCGCGCTCGGGGCCGACCTGGTCGTCCTCACGGACGTCTCGGGGATCTACGAGGACCCCGACGACGAGTCGACGAAGATCGAGTCGGCGTCGACCCCCGCGGAGTTCGAGTCGGTCAAGGACGCCGCGGAAGGGTTCATGACGAAGAAAGTCATGGCCGCCGAGGAGGCCCTCGAAGGCGGCGCCGCCTCGGTCACCGTCGCGACCGCCAACGCCGACGCGCCGATCACGAGCGCGCTCGCGGGTGAGGGCACGACGCTCGAGCCAGGCGTGCTCGCGGACGAGAACGAAGACAACGAAGCGGAAACGGAGGCCGCAGAATGAGCGACCTCGATTTCGTCTCCGGGAGCAAGCCCATCGGCATCGAGCGCGGCGAGGGACCGTTCCTCTACACCGCCGACGACACGGAGTACATAGACGCCGGCGCGAGTTTCGCGTGTACGCCGCTGGGACACTCCCATCCTGCAGTCGTCGATGCGGTACAGGAGCAGGTCGGCGACCTGACGTTCGTCGACTCATCCTATCCCGTCGAGGCACGTGAGAACGCCTACGCCTCGTTCGTCGCGTCGACGCCGGACGGACTCGAGTCCGCCTGGTTCTGTAACTCCGGCACCGAGGCCAACGAGGCTGCGCTGAAGTTCGCCCGGTCTGCGACCGGCGAGTCCAAGATCGTCGCGGCGACTCGCTCGTTCCACGGGCGGACGATGGGGGCGCTCGCAGCCACCTGGAAGGATAAGTACAAGAAGCCCTACGAACCCCTGGCCGGCGACGTGGAGTTCGTCCCCTACGGCGACGGCGAGGAACTCGCGGCCGCCGTGGACGACGAGACCGCGGCTGTGATCCTCGAGCCGATCCAGGGTGAGGGCGGGATCAACGTCCCGCCGGCGGGCTACCTCGAGACCGCCCGCGAACTGACCGAGGAGGCCGGCGCGGCCCTCGTCTTGGACGAGGTCCAGACCGGCATGGGCCGCACCGGTTCGATGTGGGCCTGCCAGAACGCGGGCGTCACGCCCGACGTGCTCACGACGGCGAAGGGGCTGGGCAACGGGCTGCCCGTCGGCGCGGTCGCGGTGCAAGACTGGATCGCCGACGGCGCGGCCTCGCACAACGCCACGTTCAGCGGCGGCCCCGTCGTCGCCGCGGCGGTCCACGCGACCGTCTCGACGCTGGTCGAGGAGGAATGGCCCGCCCACGCCGCCGAAATCGGCGACTACCTCGTGACCAAGCTCGAGGCGGCGCTGGGTGACGCGGTCCGCGAGGTCCGCGGCGAGGGCCTGCTCGTCGGCATCGAGTTGAAACGGGGGGCGAACCGCGTCGCCCGCGACCTGGCGATGAACCACCAGATCCTGGCGCTGCCCGCGGGCCGAACCGTGCTGCGTCTGCTGCCGCCGCTCGTGATCGATGAGGACGAAGCGGATCGACTCATAGACGCGCTAACGGCGGTCATCGCACCCGAGGCCGAGGCCAACTCATGAACGCGAGCGTGACCGACCCGGCCGACGTATCGCTCGAGGCGGCCCGCGAGCTGCTGATCGACCTCGTCTCGATCCCCTCGCCCTCCGGCGAGGAAGCGGAAGCCGCCGAGCGGGTCGTCGAGTTCTTCGACGCCCACGGCCGCGAGGCTTGCATCGACGAGGTCGGCAACGTCCGCGCGCCGGCCGACGACGCCGCGTTGCTCACGTCCCATATCGACACCGTCCCCGGACAGATCCCGGTCGAGGTCGACACCGCGGACGCCGAGGACGAGGCCGACGACGTCGCCGAAGCGGGCGACGAAATCCTCTGGGGCCGGGGCAGCGTCGACGCGACCGGCCCGCTGGCCGCGATGGCCGTCGCGGCCGTCCGGACCGGCGTCTCCTTCGTCGGCGTCGTCCGCGAGGAGACGAGTTCGGCGGGCGCGCGCCACCTCGTGGCCGACCGCGAAGCCGAACCCGACGCCGTCGTCAACGGCGAGCCCAGCGGCGCGACGGGCATCACGCTCGGCTACCGGGGCTTTCTCGCCGGCACCTACGTCGCGACCAGCGAATCCGGCCACACCTCCCGGCCCGAACCCAACGCGATCCAACACGGGATCGCCTGGTGGACCGGCGTCGAGTCGGCGTTCGAGCAGGACGAGTACACGCCCGTCTTCGAGCGCGTGACCGCCAAGCCGGTCGACATCGACGGCGGCCCCAGCGAGGACGGCCTCTCCGTGGAGACGACCCTCGACGTCCAGTTGCGGATCCCGCCGTCGCTGGACGCCGAGACGGTCCGCGAGGCCGCCGAGGCAGAGCTCGAGGTCGGCACCGTCTCGTGGGACGAGCCGATCCCGCCGGTGATGGAGAGCCCGCGGACGGAGGTCGCCAGGGCGTTCCGGGCGGCGATCCGGAAGGAGGGCGGCGACCCCCGCCTCCTCCGGAAGACCGGCACCAGCGACATGAACCTCTACGCCGCCGCCTGGGACTGTCCGATGGTAACCTACGGGCCCGGCAACTCGGCGCTGGACCACGCGCCCGACGAGCGGCTCTCGCTGCCGGAGTACGAGCAATCGATCGCCGTCCTAGAGCGGGTCGCGACGGAGCTCCGCGGAGGCGATGACGAATGACGGCGGTGACGGCGACGGCTCTGGATCACGAACCGGCGGCAACGACAGCACGACTATCCGTATGCGGTGATCAGCCATGACGACCGATTCCGATCCGACGCACTTCCTCGATATCGACGACGTGTCGCGCGACGAACTCTCCGCGATCCTCGAGCGGGCCAGCGAGTACAAGCGAGCCCAGCAGGCGGGCGAGGACCACGCCGACTTAGACGGGCAGACGCTCGGGATGATCTTCCAGAAGCCGAGCACGCGGACCCGCGTCTCCTTCGAGACGGGGATGACCCAGCTGGGCGGTCACGCCGTCTTCCTGGGCGAAGACGACATCCAGCTGGGCCGCGGCGAGCCGCTGAAGGACACCTCGCGGACGCTCTCGCGGTACGTCGACGCCGTGATGGCCCGCGTGTTCAAACACGAGAACATCGAGGTGCTCGCGGAGTACGCCGACGTGCCGGTCGTCAACGGCCTCACCGACGACGCCCACCCCTGCCAGACGCTCGCGGACCTGTTGACGATCCGCGAGCACGAGGGCGGGTTCGAGGGCGTCTCGGCGGCCTGGATCGGCGACGGCAACAACGTCGCCCAGTCGTTCGCGCTCGGCGCCGCGCTGACCGACCTCGATCTGACGATCGCGACGCCCGACGGATACGAGGTCGATGAGGATGTCCTCGAGCGCTCCAGGGACCTCGGCGGCGATCCGACGGTCACGACCGACCCCGTCGAGGCGGCCACCGACGCCGACGTCATCTACACGGACGTCTGGATCTCCATGGGACAGGAGGACGAGCGCGACGTCCGGATGAACGACTTCGAGGGGTTCCAGGTCTGCTCGGACCTCCTCGACCACGCCCCCGACGCCTCGGTGATGCACTGTCTGCCGGCCCACCGCGGCGAGGAGATCACCGACGACGTCATCGAGGGCGACCGCTCGATCGTCTTCGACCAGGCCGAAAACCGGCTCCACGCCCAGAAGGCGCTGTTGAGTTGGTTACTGGAATAGCGTCGACCGCGAGTGAAACGAGCGGGCGTTTTTTGGTCCAGTTTTTTTCCGTGAGAGGTGAGTGGAACGAACCCGAACGAAAAAAGGTGGGTTGTAGAACCGGCTCCACGCCCAGAAGGCGCTGTTGAGCTGGCTGCTCGAGTGAGCAATCGACGCTTTCGTCTCACCGTTTTCGAACCGCTCGTCCGGCTGCCTACTCGAGCGCCGCGTACGCCGCGCCCAGCACCAGGCCGTACGCGGCGTGGCCGATCAGGCTCTCGATGGCGACGTTCGGGACGGCGGGCGCCATCGCGAACCCGACCGCCGAGAGCCAGAGCGGCATGACGACGACGGCGAGGACCGCCCAGACGGCGATGCCGTAGACGAGGCCGGCGGCGACGGCCGGTCCCACAGCGAGGTTGGGTCGGCCCGCCGCGACCAGCAGCGCCGCGAAGACGACGCCGAGGACGGCCCCGTGGGAGACGTGGATGATCATTCCCGCGAGCCCGCCCTCGAGGCCGTACATGGCCGGGATCGCGGCCTCGAGCACGTCGGGCGTCTGCATCGCCATCATCGCCCCGAAGACGACGGCGCCGACGATGCCGCCGACGGTTCCGGCCTGCCAGGGTTCGAGCGCAGTTCCAGTTCGTTCCTCGGTTGGGGTTGCTGTTCGTTGACTCATGTCACTGACTAGGCTGTGGGTGTGTGTATCAGTATCGCGGTCGTGCGACGAGTACGCATAGCCGATCAGCGGTTTTACGGGACCGCAGCGGCCCGGATACTCGGACCGATCGCGGTCGCCGACGTCGGTGACGAGGCAAAGCCTCTTTAGAGCGGTCCGTGCAGTGTCGAGCGATGGGCGACCCGCTACGGATCAAAGCCGGCGACCGCACGGCCGACGAGATCATCGACGCGATCGAGGACGGTCGGTGGATCGTGGTGACGACGACGAACCTCGATGACGAACACGAGGTGACGTTGCGCTACGACGGCTCGGTCTACTACTGCGACACGCCGACGCGGCTCCATCGCCACGAGAGCGAAGCCGAAATGCGGACCTGTATCCGGAAGATGGGGTACGGGGGATCCGACGGCGACGGCGGCGGCGAGTGACCCCGCGAGACGACGAGCGTTTGTCGCTCGCCGTTCATAGGACGGCTATGGCTGACTCCCCTCAACACCGTCTCGGGGAACTGATGGAAGCATCGAATCCGGCGTTCGAGGAGGTGATGAGCTGCGTATTCGGGATCGAAGACCACGAGACGCGCGCGTATCTCGGGCTCTGCGAGCGGCCGGGCAGTACGATCGAGGAACTGGCCGCGGCGCTCGACCGCGACCGGAGCACGGTCACCCGTTCGCTGTCGACGCTACGCGATCGCGGACTCGTCCGCCGAGACCGACGCCTGCTGGACGGCGGCGGCTACGTCTATCAGTACACTGCCCTCGAACTCCCGGCGGCCAAGGAGTTGCTCCACGAGGCTCTGGACGCCTGGACGGCGACCGTCCACGACGTGATCGACGAGTTCGACGGCACGGAGCGGTGACCCGTCCTCCGCCTCGCACGGCCGACTGCCGAATCCACTCACTTTTTCCCACTCGCCACCCTCTCGACCGACAATGAGTCTCAGCCTCTCCGCTGATCAGCCGGAAGCGCCGGCCGACGCCGACGACGGCGCCTGGCTCGAGTGCATCGACTGCGGCGCGACGTTCGCACCCTTCGACGACGTCCGCTACACCTGCGACGAGTGCGACAGCCTACTCGAGGTCCGGTACGCCGACCTGCCGACGTTCGACGACTTCGAGGGCAACGGCCAGGGCGTCTGGCGCTACGCCGACGCCCTGCCGTTCGACTCCGGCGTCTCGGTTCAGGAGGGCGCGACGCCGCTGTACGAGGTCCCCCGGCTCGAGGACGAGATCGGCGTCGAGGCCTTGCGGATCAAACACGAGGGGATGAACCCAACCGGCTCGTTCAAGGACCGCGGCATGACCGTCGGCGTCAAGGTCGCGAAGGAACTCGGCGTCGACCGCCTGGCCTGCGCCTCGACGGGCAACACCAGCGCCGCGCTGGCCGCCTACGGCTCCCGCGGCGGGATGGAGACACTCGTGCTCCTCCCCGCGGGGAAGGTCGCCGCCGGCAAGATCGCCCAGGCGAGCCTCCACGGCGCGCGCATCCTCGAGGTCGACGGCAACTTCGACGCCTGCCTCGACATCGTCCAGGAACTCGCGGCCGGCGGCGAGGCCTACCTGCTGAACTCGCTGAACCCGTTCCGCCTCGAGGGCCAGAAGACGATCGGCCTCGAGATCCTCGAGGGCTTCCTCGCGGACTACGATACCGTGCCGGATCGGATCGTCCTGCCGGTTGGCAACGCCGGCAACACGTCGGCGCTGTACAAGGCCTTCCGCGAACTCGTCCAGGCGGGCGCGCTCGACGAGGCCGACGTGCCGAAGCTGACCGGCGTCCAGGCGGAGGGCGCGGCCCCGATGGTCGAAGCAATCGAGAACGGCGCCGACGAGGTCCGGCGCTGGGACGACGTGGAAACCCGTGCGACCGCGATCCGGATCGGCAATCCGGTCAACGCGCCAAAGGCCCTGCCCGGCATCCGCGAGACCGACGGCACCGCCGTCGCGGTCTCCGACGAGGAGATCACCGAAGCCCAGCGCGACCTGGCGAGCGAGGGGATCGGAGTCGAACCCGCTTCCGCCGCCTCCGTCGCCGGTCTACGGAAGCTCCGCGCCGAGGGCATCGTCGACGACGACGAGCGCGTCGCCTGCCTGACGACGGGCCACCTGCTCAAGGACCCCGACGCCGCGGCCGCCGCCGGCAGCGATCCCGAGCCCGTTCCGGCCGACACGGAAGGCGTGCTCGAACACCTGCAAGAGTGAGCGGACCGAATCGACCTGAACCGCACGGGCGCGACCGGCGTCGGTCGCGTCTGACGCCCGACTGACTGACCTTTTTCCGGCTGGGTGTGGTAACCAGTATCGAGGTATGTCCGCCGAGCAACGAGGTCCCGACGCTCCCGTTTCCGCCGGCGATCGGACTCGACCCGTTCCCCCGACCAACCCCGTCGAATCGACCGCACAGGACCGCCAGACACGCCGACAGACCAGCGTCTCGAATCCCCGGGAACTACCGCTTTCCTATCGAATCGAACGAACGCAACTCCGCATGCAAGTCGCCGCGCTCGAACGAGCCGTCGAAACGAGCGAGAAGCGCCGCCAGGCGATCATCGATCAGTACGAACGACTCCTCGCCGATCGAGTAGACGAATCCGAGTCGACGGACGCCGACTCGGTATCGGACTCGCAGTCGCTGTTAACGCGATTGCTCGCACGCTGACCGGTCTCGGCTTCCGTCCCCTCGCCGCCCCGTTTCTTCAGCATTTCCAACATTTTAAATATCAGCGCGCGGCAACCGGATATTTAGACACGGAATAACCAATGGCAAAGACCAAAACGCCTATGGTCTGCCCGGAGTGCGACGGCAGATTACGGAGGGAGGGTACCGAAATGATCTGTGAGGAATGCGGGCTCGTCTCCGCCGAAGACGCGATCGATCGCGGCCCCGAATGGCGATCGTTCGAGGACGAGGACACCGACCGGCGACGGACCGGCGCGCCGCTTATTCCATCAATCAGTGACCACTGGTGAATCGATTATCCCCGCCCCGTCTTGCGGTTCCCCTCGCAACTAGGGTGATTGCGAAGTGTATCCGTTCACGGTATGACCGCGGGGATACGCCATCATGGACTTTGCAGTCATCAAATGAATATCCCTAGACAAAAATGTTCTGGCTGCTGCTAACGTTTGGGCTTAATTCAGGACACGGCCTTGCCTTGCGCGTACGTACGCGAAACATGGGGCGGAGTAATACTATAATGAAATTCCTATGAGCGTAATGTGTTCCATGCTCCTGTTACATAGAAGAGTATCAGTATAATGGGCCGGGATCACGGGCGCGTGTACGGCTGCCCGTTGCTGCAATTTGCAACTACGCTACGACAACTTCTTCCCACTTTGAGTTACCGCAGGCTGGACAGTCCTGTCTTGGACTGGAAACTCTACTGGATTTTTGCCCAACAACAACATGGCAGTCCTTACAACGGTACAGATTGCACGATCGTGTTTTGACCATGAGTGTCGATAGTGATGGGTTTTTAATAAAATTTCCGTAACACTATGCATAGTTTGCTCAATAATCATCAGTCAAGTTGTCTCTTTACCAGCATCACCACTAGGCCCTGAGTGCCGTTCTAAGCGATATTTTGATTGAACCATCCTACCCCCCTACTTTTCGCTAGGAATCGATCTGAGGCCCATATATCGGCCTCAAATGATAATTGGCAGTTATCTTCTGATGTAGTGTCTAAGACGGCTGACGATTGAGGCGTTTTAGCGGCAAAACCCTCTGGTTGAACGAACGAGTTTACACGGAAACTCGGTCCCCATCAAGATTAGAACCGTGATGGGCCCCATATTTGGGAGCAGAGGGAGGTGGATTAACACTCAGTTTGATCGGTTGCTTTATCCGACATTTACTTCAATGTCGAATACTATTCTCATAACATGAATAAAGATATAGTCAATTCTAGCCAGCGTACACTAGAGATACCATCTAATCTCTTACAGAAGGTACAACGTGATATTGATCTTTGGTCGTTTGTCGCTGGTGCAATTTTAATGCTTTCTCTCCTGGCTATAGGAGTAGAGATTGGTGGGAAGACAGAGAGTTCGATATTTCAGGAGTATTATTCCCCAATATTCGTTACATTATTTATTAGTGTATCATCTGGTCATTATCTTGGGTTAGCATTTACAACAGATTCAGATAACCTTACCTCTGCATATATTGGTGCTTTTGCTGTTCTTTGGTTTGCTTCATTAACTGTTACTGAGCTTTCCCCTCTAAGTTTTGCCTTAGCTGGAATTACATTTGGTATTGTTTTAGCTTACCAGCGTGGTATTGTTGCTAATCACAAACGGATTAAGAAGCTCATGGAGATCTTTGGTAAAGGAATTGCTCCTTCGGGGATCTTTCTCATGGCGTTTATAGAATACCTCCTACCTTTTGTCCTTTCACTCGATATTGTGTCAGAAGTTACTTCATATGCGAACAACAACCCAGCTGTATTTGTGCCAATATTGGTTATCCTCCTTATTATTGAGAGAACTATAAAACATGCTACTGAAAATCAGACAGAGAACAAAAATATACCCTAAGTAAGTCTTATTCCTTAGATATTGTCAAGATATCCTCTACGCCGTTCCATCTTTCCTTCCTCATCTTCCGCGTCGTAATGCTCATCAATTACATCAATAGAGACGTTCATCCGATCACTTACCAGTGGCTTGGGGAAGTCGTTGTTTAGATGGTGGGTGATTGCCCCGCGACGGAAGGGATGAGCGCTTACGCTATCAGGGCACTGTGAGGC
This window of the Natrinema salifodinae genome carries:
- a CDS encoding acetylglutamate/acetylaminoadipate kinase, translating into MTVVVKIGGARAVDPEGALADVASLVEDGEDVVLTHGGSTAVDETLEALGEEPTYVETPGGVVGRFTDERTMDVFKMVMPGKLNTDLVESLHNEGVDAVGLSGTDGKLLEGKRKSAVRVKEDGKKKIKRGDHSGTIESVNADLLETVLAGGYTPVVSVPVLGREKEGGYTAVNADADRAAAAIAGALGADLVVLTDVSGIYEDPDDESTKIESASTPAEFESVKDAAEGFMTKKVMAAEEALEGGAASVTVATANADAPITSALAGEGTTLEPGVLADENEDNEAETEAAE
- the thrC gene encoding threonine synthase, with product MSLSLSADQPEAPADADDGAWLECIDCGATFAPFDDVRYTCDECDSLLEVRYADLPTFDDFEGNGQGVWRYADALPFDSGVSVQEGATPLYEVPRLEDEIGVEALRIKHEGMNPTGSFKDRGMTVGVKVAKELGVDRLACASTGNTSAALAAYGSRGGMETLVLLPAGKVAAGKIAQASLHGARILEVDGNFDACLDIVQELAAGGEAYLLNSLNPFRLEGQKTIGLEILEGFLADYDTVPDRIVLPVGNAGNTSALYKAFRELVQAGALDEADVPKLTGVQAEGAAPMVEAIENGADEVRRWDDVETRATAIRIGNPVNAPKALPGIRETDGTAVAVSDEEITEAQRDLASEGIGVEPASAASVAGLRKLRAEGIVDDDERVACLTTGHLLKDPDAAAAAGSDPEPVPADTEGVLEHLQE
- the argF gene encoding ornithine carbamoyltransferase, which codes for MTTDSDPTHFLDIDDVSRDELSAILERASEYKRAQQAGEDHADLDGQTLGMIFQKPSTRTRVSFETGMTQLGGHAVFLGEDDIQLGRGEPLKDTSRTLSRYVDAVMARVFKHENIEVLAEYADVPVVNGLTDDAHPCQTLADLLTIREHEGGFEGVSAAWIGDGNNVAQSFALGAALTDLDLTIATPDGYEVDEDVLERSRDLGGDPTVTTDPVEAATDADVIYTDVWISMGQEDERDVRMNDFEGFQVCSDLLDHAPDASVMHCLPAHRGEEITDDVIEGDRSIVFDQAENRLHAQKALLSWLLE
- a CDS encoding [LysW]-lysine hydrolase; the encoded protein is MNASVTDPADVSLEAARELLIDLVSIPSPSGEEAEAAERVVEFFDAHGREACIDEVGNVRAPADDAALLTSHIDTVPGQIPVEVDTADAEDEADDVAEAGDEILWGRGSVDATGPLAAMAVAAVRTGVSFVGVVREETSSAGARHLVADREAEPDAVVNGEPSGATGITLGYRGFLAGTYVATSESGHTSRPEPNAIQHGIAWWTGVESAFEQDEYTPVFERVTAKPVDIDGGPSEDGLSVETTLDVQLRIPPSLDAETVREAAEAELEVGTVSWDEPIPPVMESPRTEVARAFRAAIRKEGGDPRLLRKTGTSDMNLYAAAWDCPMVTYGPGNSALDHAPDERLSLPEYEQSIAVLERVATELRGGDDE
- a CDS encoding aspartate aminotransferase family protein, whose translation is MSDLDFVSGSKPIGIERGEGPFLYTADDTEYIDAGASFACTPLGHSHPAVVDAVQEQVGDLTFVDSSYPVEARENAYASFVASTPDGLESAWFCNSGTEANEAALKFARSATGESKIVAATRSFHGRTMGALAATWKDKYKKPYEPLAGDVEFVPYGDGEELAAAVDDETAAVILEPIQGEGGINVPPAGYLETARELTEEAGAALVLDEVQTGMGRTGSMWACQNAGVTPDVLTTAKGLGNGLPVGAVAVQDWIADGAASHNATFSGGPVVAAAVHATVSTLVEEEWPAHAAEIGDYLVTKLEAALGDAVREVRGEGLLVGIELKRGANRVARDLAMNHQILALPAGRTVLRLLPPLVIDEDEADRLIDALTAVIAPEAEANS
- the argC gene encoding N-acetyl-gamma-glutamyl-phosphate reductase, with protein sequence MAVGTETGADENAETVTASVIGGSGFTGGELLRLLAGHPNFEIAEVTSRSKAGKSVGSVHPPLRGSDLRFTEPDDLESVDVLFAATPHGVSMGQVDEFFDHADTVVDLSADFRLESEEQYDEWYDGHEAPEYLETAEYALPEINRENLAGAELIAGGGCNATATILGLYPLFEHDILNGSEQIVVDVKVGSSEGGAGGGEASSHPERSGVVRPYAPTGHRHEAEIEQFLDTSVSFTCHAVDMVRGASATNHVFPSSPVSKGDLWQAYRGCYEDEPFVRMAAGGSGVYRYPEPKAVAGTNLAEVGFELDPSNKRVVVFSAIDNMMKGSAGQAVHAANIALGLEETAGLEFTGLHPVGAP
- a CDS encoding helix-turn-helix domain-containing protein gives rise to the protein MADSPQHRLGELMEASNPAFEEVMSCVFGIEDHETRAYLGLCERPGSTIEELAAALDRDRSTVTRSLSTLRDRGLVRRDRRLLDGGGYVYQYTALELPAAKELLHEALDAWTATVHDVIDEFDGTER